GACTGTAATTTTAATAATGACTTATTCAATATTTAATATCTTATAGGGCTTTTTTGAGagtatatatagaaaacaatTCAATGTGTTTTCAGTtcctttcagattcttttttaagaaagctaACAACTATTCTGATGTCTTGGATTCATTCCATTAATTTGAATTATTGTCTTCATACCTCTCATGACTTTCTACATTTACTTATTCTGAAAAGCACAGTGCTGGGTTGTATTAAATGACAGtaggagtttctttctttttaattttctttatttttttactaacatataatgtattattaggccccggggtacaggtctgtgaatcaccaggtttacatacttcacagcactcaccgtagcacataccttccccaatgtccataacccaaccaccctttccctaacCCCTCCCCTGGGCAACCCTTAGTTTgtattgtgagattaagagtctcttatggtttgtttccctcccgatcccatcttgtgcCATTTATTCCTTTTGACAGTaggagtttctctttttttttccaatttatttattttcagaaaaacagtattcattattttttcaccacacctagtgctccatgcaagccatgccctctataatacccaccacctcgtactccaacctcccaccccaccccggccatgagagactatggactctgaaagacagtaGGAGTTTCTAATTAAGATTCTCTATTTATTGCATCAAtgatccttttatttatttatttatttttgaaacttacatttggtttttcttttagtttttcttctttttcttttctttttctttttctttttttttttttttataaatttcttttcagcgtaacagtattcattgtttttgcaccatacccagggctccatgcaatccgtgccctctctaatacccacccaccacctggttcccccaacctcctaccccccaccccttcaaaaccctcagattgtttttcagtgtccatagtctctcatggttcaacatTAATTTTTCTGATGTTGAGCTCAAAGCTGTTAACAttgcttcatttaatttttagtgaTTCAGAGAAATCTTAGATTGTCTGATCATTATCCTTTGTCAAAAATGATTTTCTCCTGAAGAGATGTTTTGGAGTTTTAAATACAACCTTAAAATTCATATTACTCATCATGGTCTAATATTGAGCCTCTCTTCCTTAGTTTGTCCACTGCTTATATTCTTATAATCCATTATAAGAATGGATTATATATGAAATAGATGGATGAGCATACCATCTGGTCTTCTTGATCCCAGGTATACAGATTTGATCCCTCCATTAATTCCACTCTATACCATCCATTCTCAAGGTCAGAGTGCTCTTTCTCCATGGCTTTTTTAACAATGTCCCTCCTGTGCTTCAAATATTTAAGTGGCTCTCTTTATGGAGTAAGGTCCAAGTTGCTGAGCATAGAATAAAAGTCTATTGATGGAATGTATCCAAAACAAGGGCCACATATTTGTTTCTCTTCTACTTTGTTTCAGTTCTAGTTTGTActgttcttaatattttttaattcttttttttaatagctcacatgcattttatttatttctttaagttttctCCTGGGGAAAATGAGTAAGCTCCATGGAACATGGAATTTCCCAGGAAACAGAGGTCATTTCTCTTACTTTCATGTGTCCCTGCATTCAAATTGCCTGGGGCCTTGGGCAGATGTGAGATACAAAGCATAGATCAGTTGATTCCTGGATCAAAAAATTTACATAATGGTACAAAGAGAAGATCTAAATGTTTTACCCTTTGAAATTTTGCTGCATTATTGTAGATAGAACATATAGAATATTGACTAGGAACTGAGTTATGTACTGTTCAGATACAATAATGTCCTAAAAGTCATTTTGAATGCAGGGGGTGGCTCACGAGCTGCATAACTGGCTTGCAGACCTCACATGGGCCCTCCTTTGCCTGCAGCACAATGTGACACGTAAGCACTGTCTGCTGCTCGGTAGCTGCTGCTCAGCATATTGGCAGCAATGCACCAGGACCTGCCCCTGTGTGACAGGAACGCCTCACATAGGCTGCATAAAACCACTGTCACATGGCTCACATCACACCCGGCCTCATATCTGAATGGCTATATCAGAAGTGATGTTACCAAATTTCTCTTTCATCTAAAAGTATACTTTTCTCACAGATGCCCACCTAATTCTGTGAAAAAGCAATGATACAGTCAACCTATGGACCTGGTAATACGGCCATGATCCAAATACAAGAATAAGTGCCAATCCTCCAGCAGTTGCTACAAAAtgctaaaatgttaacatttcttaCAGCGTGTTAGTGgttcatactctttttttttaacttttttaaaaatttttattttcagcataacagtattccttgtttttgcaccacatccagtgctccatgcaatccatgccctctctaatacccaccatcataaattttttttcctatttatttcttttcagaaaaacattattcattattttttcaccacacccagtgctccatgcaagccgtgccctcataaatgtttttatttctgtttttaagctTGTTGTTTTTTTGTATAGTAGTTCCCTAACCATAtccaattcttttaaaatttattttccaatttcatGTAATAATTCCtccattaaaatttaatattctaGATTACCAAGATAACAAGAGAAGAGCATATGGTAATAAGttgcaaattaaaaacaactaATACAAAATGTGATTTTGCAGAAATTCCTATTTTGACTTTCTTAAGCATTAATGAGTCCTCAGATCAAGACAGAACAGTTCAATGACACATGGTCCAGTGGAAATCTGAGAACTCTGGAATCCAACAAATGTGGTTTGGATTTGAGATTTACCACTTTAATTGCTGTTCTTTAACTTCTCTGggatcagtttcctcatctataaaatgcacATATAAAAGGACAAAACACAAGCATGTGTTAACTGTCCTCAATACATGCTAGTCCCTCACTCACCTCCCAAATTTTAGCCAGCAAGAAAGATTCATAAAGAGTAGAAAAATTACTGGATGCATTATTCTGCAttatagttataaatatttttctaaagcttTGATTAATATACATGTATTGGGGGTTTtgtaagatgttatttatttttttgctagagagagagagcacttaaGCAGGGGAGCAAGacgcagaggaagaagcagactccccgctgaggaaggagcctaaTGCTGGACTTCATTCcaagatcctaggatcatgacctgagccaaaggcagacgtttaaccaaatgagtcaccatGCATCCCcacatttatgtgtttttaatgAAATCATGAACATTGGGCTTGTTTCTCAAAAGGTTAGGTATTTTCAGGAATATCACGTCTCCCAAAATGTGCCCttggatggccccttcatggactTATGGGTTTGATTTGGTATAGCTTTCCTGAATACATTAATGTATAAATAGGGAAATATCAAATTCTCCAGAGGCTTGCCCAGGCCCATCTCTGAGTTGAAGCTCTGGCCATTCTTCCTTGTGCCTTTATTCTTAGACAATACAAGGCCCTTTTTCTTCCAACTGAGATCTTGACCTTGCCTCTTTTCCTGACACTAAAAAGGAACCTGAAAAACAAACCCAGATTCTGACACTTCCAATCAAGAATCTCTCTCCATGACCACAACTGGGGATTCTTTTCTTTATCTATGGCTGGAGGAAACTGGACAAGAGTTGAAGAGTTTATCCTCTTGAGCTTCTCTTCCTTACCTACCAAAGTACAGTCATTACTCTTCCTGACATTTCTAATCATCTACCTGGTCACCCTGATGGGAAACAGCCTCATCATCCTGGTTACATTGGCTGACCCCATGCTACACAgtcccatgtacttcttcctcaggAACTTGTCCTTCTTGGAGATTGGCTTCAACCTAGTCATTGTGCCCAAGATGTTGGGGACCCTGCTTGCCTGGGACACAACCATCTCCTTCCTTGGCTGTGCCACACAGAtgtatttctccttcttctttggaGTAGATGAATGCTTCCTCCTGGCCACCATGGcttatgaccgctatgtggccatctgcagTCCCTTGCACTACCCAGTCATCATGAACCAAAGGACCCGTGCCAAACTCACTATTGTCTCCTGGTTTCCAGGCTTTCCCGTAGCTACTGTGCAGACCACCTGGCTCTTCAGCTTTCCATTCTGTGGCACTAACAAGGTGAATCACTTCTTCTGTGACAGCCCACCTGTGCTGAGGCTGGTCTGTGCAGACACAACACTGTTTGAGATCTATGCGATTGTTGGAACCATTCTGATCGTCATGATACCCTGCTTGCTGATTCTGTGTTCCTACACTCGCATTGCTGCTGCCATCCTAAAGATTTCATCAGCTAAAGGGAGGCATAAAGCCTTCTctacctgctcctcccacctccttGTTGTCTCCCTGTTCTATGTATCATTAAGCCTCACCTACTTTCGGCCTAAATCCAATAATTCTCCTGAAAGCAAAAAGCTGCTGTCGttgtcctacactgttgggactCCCATGTTGAACCCCATCATTTATAGCCTGAGAAATAATGAGGTGAAGAATGCTCTTGGCCGGATCTTCCAAAAGGCTTTAGGCCTTAGAAATTGCATCCCATAGACATTAAGAAGAGTCAGTGTACTGAATGGGGAGCAATCAGTTTCCTATCTGGGATTCCTCTGCCTCTTTTTACATCTCTGTTCGTATGAAACCCAGCTGTTGAAGCTCAGTGCAGGGAAAAGAGCACAGAAGTAGGTAAGACCTATTGCTACCACCTGGAAAACTCCTCTGCTCATGgtaggcttattttatttttcttgttggtATTCCAACAGTTCTGTGCCAAGTAATCCCAGATATTAACATTCTTGTGTCCACACTATGAACAGTATAGAACTGCTTATAATCCTAATGTAAGAACACATTTAGTTACAggacaaaatcagtaaaaatcaTCATGTCACATTCTCTTCCTTTTGAACAGTTCTGACTCATTCATCAGATAGAAAACCCTATGACCCCTCCCAATGCATAACTTTCATCACTGTCTTACTTCAGTTCACATGCCCTTGAAGCAGTTCTTCTAAGCTCATTGGTATATGTTATGAATATAAGAAAATGTATTGATAATCCCCATACTTACACCTTTATAACTCCCACAATCATTTTATTCCTTATTCTACTTTTGCCAGGAAGAATGAGCTGAGCttctgtgggctctctctctatcCAATACTCAGGTTTTTAAACCTTGTTGAAGTAACATTATAAATTCCTGTTGTGATTctgatttttgaaatttaaattcaattaattaacatataatgtattattcagaggcagaggtcagtaattcatcagtcATATAATACCCCCTATTCACTACaacacgtgtcctccttaatgtcttGTAATTCTGTTTTCATCAAAGTTTTAAAAGGATCTAGCTAACTGCAACATAgctttttttaaccaaaaaatatttcttattctttttgtaGTTTCATGGTACTCTGTTTCCTAGGTATACCATAATTCACTTAACAAATCTTTTATAATTACAAATCATGcattaaaaaatagctttatgtataagcattttaatatttttgccaGTATATCAGACAGATGGAAAtctagaaatttagaaaaaggtAAATACATGTATCATGTTGTTATATATTGGCAAATTTCCCTCAAAACtgattgtaccattttatatacCCACAAGCGGTTTAcaagtgttcttttttccccacagtcACATCAATAACATATGTCATCAAACATTTTGTTCATATAATAGGTAAAAAATTACTCAAATTTGAATTTGAAGGAAATCAATTTTGAAGAAtatggaagaaatatttgagtAAATTAGAGAAAATGGTGAATTTCACTCAGACTTCTGAGTTAATAGTTTAGGTGATTAGCAGCTGGTGATGTTTTATACTCTATTTTCTCTACTTGAAAGgtgctttccatttattttagacagagccATCTCATCTTTCAAGGTCTTCACTGTAATCCCTCAAGAACCATAAATTATTCTCTCCAACATGCATCTATTCCAATTTTATCAACAGATAAATTAAACGTTGAATACACTATGCTATACTTGTTTTTACATGTTTCTTTCCCCCCAGTGTACCTGTAActcttgaaaatgaaaactgcACAAGTATTTGTTTTATATGACACAGGCAATTCCTGAAAAACTTATGTTCTGAAAAACTCTATATCAAAAATACTATGGGAAAATGGGTTAGGGCAGACCACTCAGAGAATATGGAACTCTGAAGCCAGAGTTTTAACAGAAACACAGCTGGTATGTGGAGAGACAGCACAGACTGCTCAGACATGCAGTTCAGGGACACTGGAGGTTGCCACAGTAGATATTTAACATGCATAGTAACAACAGAATGAAAATGTCAGTGATGGTTTATTTAGTAAAAGAGTATTTGGTACTGAGATAAGGCAGATGGTGTGATGCTCTGAACCAGTGGGGCAGCCCTTATATGGTCATGAGAGTCACTGTCACTTGCCAGGAACCAAAAGCTGCACAAAACAATAGATGCTCCTCTTTGTGAATGAAGCCTCAAGCACAGGCACACCTCTAAAACTTTCTTGAAAACAACTAAGGGATGCCAAGGTCTTATGACATTTGCTTCAGTGTTGAAAGTTATTACTTTATCTATTCTGGTTTGCTTTGCCCAATACAAACTTTACATTATGATGAAATTATTCTCTAATTTTTCAATAGTATAtgaaagatgaataaatgaatgggtaaTCCAGTTGAGAAGTGGTGGTGACTTGGAATAGAGAATGTAATTTATCAGGTTTCAGTAGAAATtaattctgaataatttttagAGGAAGAATTGATAGGATATGCTGGATTGCATGTGAAAAAACACAATGCTCAAGAAAGAAGATCTGATTCTAGAGCAAGACCAGTTCCTGTAGTAGAGTACAGGTATTCTGAAAGTCTAGAGGAGATCCATAAAAGAAGtatgaaagagatttttttccccagaaagttCAAGCCTTTTCCTTTGTATTCCTGTTATGAACCACTTTTCACCTTTTAGAAACATCTTCCCCAAACTTACAGTAACTGATCTTGCCTTGGGACCAGCTGCTTTCATCAGGTTATCCAAGAACCAGATACGGAAGCCAATGACTCAAGTGCAAGTGACTTACTAAGGAAAAACCATTAAATTagtgggaaaaataaagcaggaatgGAGAAGAAACTAAGCAAACATATAATTTGGGGTGCAATCCCAGACTAGCCTTAATCCAGCAGGGAACTCCAGAGAATAAATAAAGTTTAGTTTGTTCTGCTTTGTGTCAGAAGAAGTAGGCTTCTGTACTTCTACTCCAGTCATCTACTGGCTCCTGGCAAACTGGGAAGTAGGGAAGAGTGAGAATTAAAACTCCTAGGTGCCACTCTCTCCCAGTGCCCTGGGGGAATTCTTCTAAAGGTCTCAGATACAAGCTATTAGAAGTAAAGCTTTCAGAAGTTGACAAAGGATGCTCAGAGCTAGTCAAAATGACCAAGGAAGATTGAAGAGAAACTCCAGCAGTGTCTACTATAGTCTGCCCTTCAGAAGTGCTATTCATCATCTGAGtgtttttgtcaaaaaaaaacTCCTAAGTCTCTAatccaaacattaaaaaatggtcattgaaaaaaaaaataactacgaAATCCTAGATCTAGAGCTCCCTTCAACATAAATCAACATTTCCAAGTTCAACATCTACCAAGCAATGTGAATtcagatacatttattttttccagttgaGTAGTTTGAATCAAACACACAAATCCAAACTCATCTCCCAAGATATGCATTGGTCATCAGAAACAATGGAGTCAAACACAtaagtatgaaataaatattttcttatttaactcATCATTTTCAAGGCATCtttatttttcacaataaaaaccACACACCATTATATAGGGCAATGATAATTCTTTTACTTCACCTTCCACTTTTACAGAGGCCCCTTTGGGGTTGCTGGGACTGAGAAAATAGCTCTTGatgattaatttatattttttgaaaggcTTTTGTCTTAGATAAAGACATGGCTGAAATTTTGGGATTGCTGCTCATAACTTAATTAAATTGTAATCCAAGTTCCTACTCAGAGTTATGTCCAGGGAAATGGGAAATAGTGGTGCTATTTTTGTAGCTACATCATTTTCTCCTAGTTACATATCCATcacagttgtaatttttttttaagatttcactttttttatatcaattttttcccatttatttattttcagaaaaacagtattcattattttttcaccacacccagtgctccatgcaagctgtgccctctataatacccaccacctggtaccccaacctcccacccccctgccacttcaaacccctcagattgtttttcagagtccatagtctctcatggttcacctccccttccaatttacccaaaagcacataccctccccaatgtccataaccctaccccccttcccccaacccccctccccccagcaacccacagtttgtttcgtgagattaagagtcacttatggtttgtctccctccctatcccatcttgtttcatggattcttctcctacccacttaagcccccatgttgcatcaccacttcctcatatcagggagatcatatgatagttgtctttctccgcttgacttatttcgctaagcatgatacgctctagttccatccatgttgttgcaaatggcaagatttcgtttcttttgatggctgcatagtattccattgtgtatatataccacctcttcttgatccattcatctgttgatggacatctaggttctttccatagtttggctattgtggacattgctgctataaacattcgggtgcacgtgcccctttggatcactacgtttgtatctttagggtaaattcccagtagtgcaattgctgggtcatagggcagttctattttcaacattctgaggaacctccatgctgttttccagagtggttgcaccagcttgcattcccaccaacagtgtaggagggttcccctttctccccatcctcaccagcatctgtcatttcctgacttgttgattttagccattctgactggtgtaaggtgggatctcattgtggttttgatttgtatttccctgatgccgagtgatatggagcactttttcatgtgtctgttggccatctggatgtcttctttgcagaaacatctgttcatgtcctctgcccatttcttgattggattatttgttctttgggtgttgagtttgttaagttctttatagattttgtacactagtcctttatctgatatgtcatttgcaaatatcttctcccattctgtcagttgtcttttgattttgttaactgtttcctttgctgtgcaaaagcttttgattttgatgaaatcccaaaagttcacttttgcctttgtttcccttgcctttggcgatgttcctaggaagatgttgctgcggctgaggtgaagaggtttctgcctgtgttctcctcaaggattttgatggattcctttctcacattgaggtccttcatccattttgagtctatttttgtgtgtggtgtaaggaaatggtccaatttcatttttctgcacgtggctgtccaattttcccaacaccatttattgaagaggctgtcttttttccattggacattctttcctgctttgtcaaagattagttgaccatagagttgagggtctatttctgggctctctattctgttccattggtctatgtgtctgtttttgtgccagtaccatgctgtttgatgatgacagctttgtaataaagcttgaagtccggaattgtgatgccaccaactttggctttctttttcaatatccctttggctattcgcggtcttttctggttccatataaattttaaaattatttgttccatttctttgaaaaagatggatggtactttgataagaattgcattaaatgtgtagattgctttaggtagcatatacattttcacaatatttattcttccaatccaggagcatggaacatttttccatttctttgtgtcttcctcaatttctttcatgagtactttatagttttctgagtatagattcttagcctctttggttaggtttattcctaggtatcttatggtttggggtgcaattgtaaataagatttcactttttgtttttatttttttatattaatttatttattttcagcataacagtattcattattttttcaccacacccagtgctccatgcaatccgtgccctctgtaataaccaccacctgataccccaacctcccacccccccctgccacttcaacagactatggactctgaaaaacacagttgtaattttacatttttatatggtTCGTTCATATCTGTCTTCCCATTTAAACTGCATGTTCCATGAGGACAAGAACAAAGTTTATGAAATTTTCTACTGAAATTCCACTGCCTTGTTCAATGTAGGTATCCAACTATTACTTGTTGACTGAAggaacaaacatttaaaatataccttGTGCATCTTCTCATTGGCCATTGA
The genomic region above belongs to Neovison vison isolate M4711 chromosome 7, ASM_NN_V1, whole genome shotgun sequence and contains:
- the LOC122914255 gene encoding olfactory receptor 10A2-like isoform X2 — protein: MAGGNWTRVEEFILLSFSSLPTKVQSLLFLTFLIIYLVTLMGNSLIILVTLADPMLHSPMYFFLRNLSFLEIGFNLVIVPKMLGTLLAWDTTISFLGCATQMYFSFFFGVDECFLLATMAYDRYVAICSPLHYPVIMNQRTRAKLTIVSWFPGFPVATVQTTWLFSFPFCGTNKVNHFFCDSPPVLRLVCADTTLFEIYAIVGTILIVMIPCLLILCSYTRIAAAILKISSAKGRHKAFSTCSSHLLVVSLFYVSLSLTYFRPKSNNSPESKKLLSLSYTVGTPMLNPIIYSLRNNEVKNALGRIFQKKLILNNF
- the LOC122914255 gene encoding olfactory receptor 10A2-like isoform X1; this encodes MAGGNWTRVEEFILLSFSSLPTKVQSLLFLTFLIIYLVTLMGNSLIILVTLADPMLHSPMYFFLRNLSFLEIGFNLVIVPKMLGTLLAWDTTISFLGCATQMYFSFFFGVDECFLLATMAYDRYVAICSPLHYPVIMNQRTRAKLTIVSWFPGFPVATVQTTWLFSFPFCGTNKVNHFFCDSPPVLRLVCADTTLFEIYAIVGTILIVMIPCLLILCSYTRIAAAILKISSAKGRHKAFSTCSSHLLVVSLFYVSLSLTYFRPKSNNSPESKKLLSLSYTVGTPMLNPIIYSLRNNEVKNALGRIFQKALGLRNCIP